One genomic window of Parasteatoda tepidariorum isolate YZ-2023 chromosome 9, CAS_Ptep_4.0, whole genome shotgun sequence includes the following:
- the LOC122270866 gene encoding general transcription factor II-I repeat domain-containing protein 2-like encodes MDESTDISDTAQLLIFVRGINAHFEITEELAGLQSMKGTTTGADIFCEFENCIDKLRLPIDKLCNVTTDGAPNMVGINQGFVGKFNSKYPENDVVFLHCLIHQDALCKSTLDIDHILNIVEKLVNMIRSRGLLHRQFQQFLESVHADHSDILYYSKVRWLSAGKVFERIWDLKDDIVNFLLDKDIYNQFDVLKNETWLSDFAFFTDLLVHMNILNLKLQGKNQFLHDIWQYLKSFKLQLLFTNQISKSDFSHFPRIQSLKFTISNNKIKKYEINLRKLSSEFERRFQDLRKMETEFSIFATPFNVNYEEVDAKFQLELIELNCNTLLKQTFHTVPLLEFYKNLSPDNFPNLITHAMKIMTMFGSSYICELIFSTMKLRKTSLRNRITYEHLSSVLRISVSQMEPDYDDILKKQSQFHFSHAPSISNDTRK; translated from the coding sequence aTGGATGAAAGTACAGATATCAGCGATACTGCACAGTTACTCATATTTGTAAGAGGAATCAACGCCCACTTTGAAATTACAGAAGAACTTGCAGGGCTGCAGTCAATGAAAGGAACAACGACTGGTGCCgatatattttgtgaatttgaaaattgcatCGATAAACTTCGTTTACCTATTGATAAGTTATGTAATGTAACTACAGATGGTGCTCCTAATATGGTTGGAATCAATCAAGGATTTGTTGGGAAATTTAATTCTAAGTATCCGGAAAATGATGTTGTTTTTTTGCATTGCCTTATACATCAGGATGCTCTCTGTAAATCGACTTTAGATATTGACCATATACttaatattgttgaaaaactAGTAAATATGATTCGTTCCAGAGGATTATTACATCGCCAGTTTCAACAGTTTTTGGAGTCCGTACATGCTGACCATTCCGATATCCTGTATTATTCAAAAGTTCGTTGGTTAAGTGCTGGAAAAGTATTTGAAAGAATCTGGGATTTAAAAGACGATATTGTGAATTTTCTTCTTGATAAAGacatttataatcaatttgaCGTCTTAAAAAACGAAACGTGGCTTTCTGACTTCGCTTTTTTCACAGACCTCCTCGTACACATGAATATACTTAATCTCAAATTGCAAGGGAAAAATCAGTTTCTTCACGATATTTGGCAATACctgaaaagtttcaaattacagttattatttACTAATCAGATCTCTAAATctgatttttctcattttccaagaatacaatctttaaaattcacTATATCAaacaataagattaaaaaatacgaaattaatttgagaaaactATCTTCAGAATTTGAAAGGAGATTTCAGGACTTAAGAAAAATGGAAACAGAGTTTAGTATTTTTGCGACCCCATTCAATGTTAATTACGAAGAAGTTGATGCAAAATTTCAACTTGAGTTAATAGAACTGAACTGTAATACTCTCCTGAAACAAACTTTTCATACAGTACCATtactagaattttataaaaatttaagtccaGATAATTTCCCAAATCTAATTACTCATGCAATGAAGATAATGACAATGTTCGGCTCATCTTATATATGCGAACTAATCTTTTCAACAATGAAGCTTAGGAAAACTTCTTTAAGAAACAGAATTACATATGAGCACCTTTCAtcagttttaagaatttctgtTTCGCAAATGGAACCGGACTATgatgatattttgaagaaacagtctcaatttcatttttctcatgCACCATCAATCAGTAATGACAccagaaaataa